Genomic window (Prosthecobacter fusiformis):
ATGCGCAATGTCAATCACCGGTGGGCTTACCCAAGTGTCAGCGCCTGGGTGACAGAAAATTTCGATTCTAGCGAAACCGGCCAGCGCAGCCGCAGTTCAGAAGAAACAATGGAAGTCATTACCCAATTGATTCGTGATCTGGCACCCCGCTTTCAGAAATCGTTCATGCAAGAAGCAGCTAACGAACATTGATCTCATGGAGCGCAGCCTGGACAAGGATACCGAATTACTGATTGATGCCATGCGTGGCATCGCAGCTTTGCTGGTGGTATTCACCCATGCTTTTGACCTGGCTGTTTCTGAAACCTACGGCTGGAACTACGCGAACAATCCTGAGGCATGGCGCTGGGCACGGGCCAGCTTTGGACATGGTGGTTTTCTCGTCTGGTGCTTCTTCATGATCTCCGGAGTCTGCATTCACCAGTCCATCTCCCGCAGCATCGCCAGTGGGGAATTCTCTTTTTGGCGATATGCGGTCGCGCGCATCTCCCGGATTTATCCGCTCTTCATTCTTGGCCTCATCCTGGCGGTTCTCGCCTGGCTTTTGCATGAGGATTTTGGAGAGGGATACAATGAAGCTCCACTGCGGGAAATGGCAGCAAGCCTTGTGAGTTTGCAAATTTTCACGACTCCATTTCCGGCTTATGAAACCTCATGGAGCCTCAGTTGTGAGATGATTTATTATACCATCTGGCCGGTTGCCCTGCTCTTAATGCGGGGCCGTGTGAACTGGGCGGCTGCTTTCTCGCTGACTTCAGTACTGGTCATGGTCTGTATGATCATGCTGCTGTGGAAAGGTTTCCATTTCTTTGAACACAGCGCTTTTTTTGAGGGCTTGTGGATTGTGTCAGTTTTGCTGCCTGTCTGGGTCTGTGGGGCCTGGCTGGCAGGGCATTGGGGCAGTGCCAAGTTGCAAATCAGCCGTCGCACCTGGATTGCATCCATCCTTCTCTGCATCCTTTCGGAATGCCTGCTCATCGTTCTGAAGTTCAAACAATATCCCCATTGGGCGGTACATCTGGCTGGCTGGAGTTCCATTCCGGGCCTCATGCTTTTTCTACTGGGTGCACGGTTTACCCACCTTTCAGCCCGCAGCTGGGCGGAACCTGTTTGCCGTTGGCTGGGCCAGTTCAGCTACCCCTGTTACATTTTGCACATGCAATTGCTTCTCCTTCTGGACCATTTTGTGGACATTTATGGCAACGGTCTTGCGCATCGCTATCCTGTCCTCCATGCCGTTTTTGAGTTTCTTATCGTCCTCGGTGTCTTGGTTGTAGTCGGGCCGAAATTGGAACGGTGGACCATGCACTGGCGGAAAATCTGGCTTTCAAAGCTGCCTAAATCAGGGGGAAATCTCACTTTGAAGCCTGTTTAAGAGGCAAAATGCGCGATATAAATTTTAGGACGTAATCAATAT
Coding sequences:
- a CDS encoding acyltransferase family protein, whose amino-acid sequence is MERSLDKDTELLIDAMRGIAALLVVFTHAFDLAVSETYGWNYANNPEAWRWARASFGHGGFLVWCFFMISGVCIHQSISRSIASGEFSFWRYAVARISRIYPLFILGLILAVLAWLLHEDFGEGYNEAPLREMAASLVSLQIFTTPFPAYETSWSLSCEMIYYTIWPVALLLMRGRVNWAAAFSLTSVLVMVCMIMLLWKGFHFFEHSAFFEGLWIVSVLLPVWVCGAWLAGHWGSAKLQISRRTWIASILLCILSECLLIVLKFKQYPHWAVHLAGWSSIPGLMLFLLGARFTHLSARSWAEPVCRWLGQFSYPCYILHMQLLLLLDHFVDIYGNGLAHRYPVLHAVFEFLIVLGVLVVVGPKLERWTMHWRKIWLSKLPKSGGNLTLKPV